In Fimbriiglobus ruber, a genomic segment contains:
- a CDS encoding CRTAC1 family protein, giving the protein MKFSPVYLFAVVCIALVAVGAVLLYPSATNDRATPDGGTAVVAPAADTASAPQPAPEPVLPPGVQIRFVDATAAAGIRFDHFDGRTDMEYLMDSTGPGAAWIDYDQDGLLDLFLVQGGPFAPPYPPQTLTSKLYRNLGGGRFEDVTAAAGVGHVGCGQGATVGDYDNDGFPDLFVTCYGKPNVLYHNVPDGRGGRRFEDVTARAGMADHPDWKARSNWSTSATFLDYDNDGKLDLFVCSYVKVDLPHYPECISNRTKRRGPCPPSRFEGTKCVLYRNNGDGTFTDATHAAGVDSPNAKGLGVVALDLDDDGLVDLFVANDGVPNFLFRNLGGGKFEAFGPACGCLVNLVGTPQAYMGIAAGDLDGDGRPDLFVTAFAGETSSFFRNLGRCLFLDVTQGTGLGPPCWNRLKFGTCALDIDRDGSLDLVVANGHIARYIDADGDPTNTFRQLPQLFLNDGRGHFREFSKQAGPAFQKTYVGRALAQADYDNDGRTDLYLADSGGSAVLMHNETTTPNNWVRLELRGTKSNRDAIGAKVTFHVGGRKLVRHREGGGSYLSAHDPRLLVGLGSATAADKVEIRWPSGLVQQVGPLAGGRGYLVTEGQDKVEPRP; this is encoded by the coding sequence ATGAAGTTTTCGCCGGTCTATCTTTTCGCGGTGGTCTGCATCGCCCTCGTCGCGGTTGGGGCAGTCTTGTTGTACCCGTCCGCGACCAACGACCGCGCGACACCGGACGGCGGGACGGCCGTGGTCGCCCCCGCAGCCGACACCGCGTCTGCCCCACAGCCCGCGCCCGAGCCGGTTCTGCCGCCGGGCGTGCAGATCCGGTTCGTCGACGCGACGGCCGCGGCCGGCATCCGGTTCGACCACTTCGACGGGCGGACCGACATGGAATACCTGATGGACTCGACCGGCCCCGGCGCGGCCTGGATCGACTACGACCAGGACGGGTTGCTCGACCTGTTCCTGGTCCAGGGCGGCCCCTTCGCCCCGCCGTATCCTCCCCAAACATTGACTTCAAAGCTCTATCGCAACCTGGGCGGCGGGAGGTTCGAGGACGTGACCGCCGCAGCCGGCGTGGGGCACGTCGGCTGCGGACAGGGCGCGACCGTCGGCGACTACGACAACGACGGGTTCCCCGACCTGTTTGTGACGTGCTACGGCAAGCCGAACGTCCTTTACCACAACGTCCCGGACGGCCGCGGCGGCCGACGGTTTGAGGACGTCACCGCGCGGGCGGGGATGGCCGACCACCCGGATTGGAAAGCGCGATCGAACTGGAGTACGAGCGCCACGTTTTTGGACTACGACAACGACGGCAAGCTCGACCTGTTCGTGTGCAGTTACGTGAAGGTCGACCTTCCCCACTATCCGGAATGTATCTCAAACCGAACGAAACGCCGGGGACCGTGTCCGCCGAGCCGGTTCGAGGGGACGAAATGCGTCCTCTACCGGAACAACGGGGACGGGACGTTCACCGACGCAACTCACGCAGCCGGGGTCGACAGCCCGAACGCGAAGGGGCTCGGCGTCGTCGCCCTCGACTTGGACGACGACGGGCTCGTCGATCTATTCGTGGCCAACGACGGCGTACCGAACTTCCTCTTCCGAAACCTGGGTGGCGGAAAGTTTGAGGCGTTCGGGCCGGCGTGCGGGTGCCTGGTCAATTTGGTCGGTACTCCACAAGCCTATATGGGCATCGCCGCTGGCGACCTCGACGGCGACGGCCGGCCGGACCTGTTCGTGACCGCGTTCGCTGGAGAAACGAGCAGTTTCTTCCGCAACCTCGGCCGCTGCCTGTTTCTCGACGTGACTCAGGGGACCGGCCTCGGCCCGCCGTGCTGGAACCGGCTCAAGTTCGGCACCTGCGCCCTCGACATCGACCGCGACGGGAGCCTTGATCTCGTGGTCGCTAACGGGCACATCGCACGGTACATCGACGCCGACGGTGACCCGACCAACACATTCAGGCAACTCCCGCAACTCTTCCTGAACGACGGCCGCGGGCACTTTCGGGAGTTTTCGAAGCAAGCCGGGCCGGCGTTTCAAAAGACTTACGTCGGCCGGGCGTTGGCCCAGGCGGACTACGACAACGACGGCCGCACCGACCTCTACCTCGCCGACAGCGGCGGGTCGGCGGTCCTCATGCACAACGAGACGACCACGCCCAACAATTGGGTTCGTTTGGAACTTCGCGGGACAAAGAGCAACCGCGACGCGATCGGCGCCAAGGTCACGTTCCACGTCGGCGGGCGCAAACTGGTCCGCCACCGCGAGGGGGGCGGGAGTTACTTGTCGGCCCACGACCCGCGGCTACTGGTCGGCCTGGGCTCTGCGACGGCGGCCGACAAGGTCGAGATCCGCTGGCCGTCCGGGCTGGTGCAGCAGGTGGGACCGTTGGCCGGCGGCCGCGGCTACCTTGTGACGGAAGGTCAGGACAAGGTGGAGCCGCGGCCGTGA
- a CDS encoding putative signal transducing protein yields MALRDPFAAYTAEGNMNAQMVCNALIAAGIEAVMSEDISGAGVRLGGLNPSIVWIERADAERAQSILEEYDSRPATRRQRNETGGPIEVVCEECGKRSTFRAAENGTVQHCSHCRAYVDVGGEPEIEGWDDTPGEEEAKA; encoded by the coding sequence ATGGCACTGAGAGATCCGTTCGCCGCTTATACGGCGGAAGGCAACATGAATGCCCAGATGGTATGTAACGCGTTAATCGCGGCCGGAATCGAAGCCGTCATGAGTGAGGACATTTCCGGAGCCGGCGTCCGGTTGGGCGGACTCAACCCATCCATCGTTTGGATCGAGCGGGCAGATGCTGAGCGGGCGCAATCGATTTTGGAAGAATACGACAGTCGCCCGGCCACCCGGCGACAACGCAACGAAACCGGCGGACCGATTGAGGTGGTTTGCGAGGAGTGCGGAAAGCGCTCGACGTTCCGGGCCGCCGAGAACGGGACGGTTCAGCACTGCTCGCACTGTCGGGCTTACGTTGATGTCGGAGGCGAGCCGGAAATCGAGGGCTGGGACGATACGCCCGGGGAAGAAGAAGCGAAGGCGTGA
- a CDS encoding DUF697 domain-containing protein yields the protein MSAALLDDDDRLGIPVAGIKPPMPEPRVSEPAPTPEPEEPVLRAGETDLGRPPQIPARAAPLTDDERRRLNDAEEAQALRELAEAEEMLASDPAVIRWAGWFAHPLAAAILVGAAGALGLFLYSQVLNILATLATQPTWAQYAGYAGLALLSGAVLYSMLRLTLLYACLQRNRQLRVEGLEELHARTRLRWLALAKSADAKARLEDYLRKFPIQTEKERKKLARVGVTPAMATELMAIRDELLDPARFGSSGQWFTRFRDGFQGRLDAAADERVKYWAKRTGVVTALAPNGLVDSAATVYFGFAMIADLCQVYNLRAGNAGTAVLLGRVFFNAYLAGQLNDLESLTEEHLQQLFHPGGPFYEFAAARMVAKVGAKATSGMLNYFLLNRLGKYTCRLLRPVAHG from the coding sequence ATGTCCGCCGCACTGTTGGACGACGACGACCGGCTCGGAATCCCGGTGGCTGGGATCAAGCCCCCGATGCCCGAGCCTCGTGTTTCGGAACCGGCTCCCACGCCCGAGCCCGAGGAACCCGTACTCCGCGCCGGCGAGACCGACCTCGGCCGCCCGCCGCAGATCCCGGCGCGGGCCGCCCCGCTGACGGACGACGAGCGTCGGCGGTTGAACGACGCCGAGGAAGCGCAGGCGCTGCGCGAGTTGGCCGAGGCTGAGGAAATGCTCGCGTCCGACCCGGCCGTGATTCGCTGGGCCGGCTGGTTCGCCCACCCGCTCGCCGCGGCGATCCTGGTCGGGGCCGCCGGTGCGCTCGGGCTGTTTTTGTATTCCCAGGTGCTGAACATCCTGGCGACCCTGGCGACACAGCCGACTTGGGCGCAGTACGCCGGTTACGCCGGGCTCGCGCTGCTCAGCGGGGCGGTGCTGTACTCCATGCTCCGGCTGACCCTGCTCTACGCCTGTCTCCAGCGGAACCGTCAGTTACGGGTCGAGGGGTTGGAAGAGTTGCACGCCCGGACGCGGTTGCGGTGGCTTGCCCTGGCTAAATCGGCTGACGCCAAAGCACGGCTCGAAGACTACCTCCGTAAGTTTCCGATCCAGACGGAGAAGGAACGCAAGAAACTCGCCCGGGTCGGCGTGACACCCGCGATGGCAACGGAATTGATGGCCATCCGCGACGAACTACTCGACCCCGCGCGGTTCGGCTCGTCCGGCCAGTGGTTCACGCGGTTCCGGGACGGGTTTCAGGGTCGACTCGACGCGGCGGCCGACGAGCGGGTGAAGTACTGGGCCAAGCGGACCGGGGTGGTGACTGCGCTGGCCCCGAACGGGCTGGTCGATTCGGCGGCCACGGTCTACTTCGGGTTCGCGATGATCGCCGACCTCTGCCAGGTGTACAACCTGCGGGCCGGCAACGCGGGGACGGCCGTGTTGCTCGGCCGCGTCTTCTTCAACGCCTACCTCGCGGGCCAGCTCAACGACCTCGAATCGCTGACCGAGGAACACCTCCAGCAACTCTTCCACCCCGGCGGCCCGTTCTACGAGTTCGCGGCCGCCCGGATGGTCGCCAAGGTCGGTGCGAAGGCCACGAGCGGCATGCTGAATTACTTCCTGCTCAACCGACTCGGCAAATACACGTGCCGATTGCTGCGGCCGGTCGCGCACGGGTGA
- a CDS encoding YciI family protein — protein sequence MKWAAVIEYIQDQATVNEVRPAHRAYLTSLLETGKLVCAGPFLDNYGALIVYEAETEAGAEELIRNDPFHEAKVFVQWKIRPWKCVFGNPQLLPPNG from the coding sequence ATGAAATGGGCCGCCGTCATCGAATACATTCAGGACCAGGCGACAGTTAACGAGGTCCGCCCGGCCCACCGCGCGTACCTGACCAGCCTCCTGGAGACCGGCAAACTCGTCTGCGCCGGTCCGTTCCTCGACAACTACGGGGCCTTGATCGTTTACGAAGCCGAGACGGAAGCGGGCGCGGAAGAACTCATCCGTAACGACCCGTTTCATGAAGCCAAAGTGTTCGTCCAGTGGAAAATCCGGCCGTGGAAGTGCGTGTTCGGCAACCCGCAATTGCTGCCGCCAAACGGGTAG
- a CDS encoding Gfo/Idh/MocA family protein, whose translation MSQKIRWGILGVAAINDRLMEPFHTAKTSDIRAIASRTLPKAKDYAAKNNIPVAYGSYEELLQDPNIDAVYIPLPNHMHDEWTRKAADHGKHVLVEKPMTVHAKEAEALVAYCRSKNVRLMDGFMWPHHPRTHKLRKFLDGGAIGDVKKVVAAFTFNLEGLPTGNIRMQPQAGGGGLLDVGCYTTYAIRWWMKAEPVKVFARAAYVNDVDVGMSGVWTFADGRTATFDCGFTHPLRTWVEIVGTEGVVRVPNMWIPDDQAVFQVVRQKGLFDQSIEEIATPGENQMVHMLDDFAAAVFEKREPYPNPDEAVKTGKVLDALAKSAREGREVEVG comes from the coding sequence ATGAGCCAAAAAATCCGCTGGGGCATTCTCGGCGTCGCCGCCATCAACGACCGCCTGATGGAGCCCTTCCATACCGCGAAAACCTCGGACATCCGGGCCATCGCGAGCCGGACGCTGCCGAAGGCCAAGGACTACGCGGCCAAGAACAACATCCCGGTCGCCTACGGCAGTTACGAAGAACTACTCCAAGACCCGAACATCGACGCGGTCTATATCCCGCTCCCGAACCACATGCACGACGAGTGGACGCGGAAGGCGGCCGACCACGGCAAGCACGTCCTGGTCGAGAAGCCGATGACGGTCCACGCGAAGGAAGCCGAAGCCCTCGTCGCGTACTGCAGGTCGAAGAACGTCCGCCTCATGGACGGGTTCATGTGGCCGCACCACCCGCGGACGCACAAGCTCCGCAAGTTCCTCGACGGCGGGGCGATCGGCGACGTGAAGAAGGTCGTCGCCGCGTTCACTTTCAATCTGGAAGGCTTGCCCACCGGGAACATCCGCATGCAGCCCCAAGCCGGCGGCGGCGGGTTGCTCGACGTGGGGTGTTACACGACTTACGCGATCCGCTGGTGGATGAAGGCCGAGCCGGTGAAGGTGTTCGCCCGCGCGGCCTACGTGAATGACGTGGATGTGGGCATGAGCGGCGTCTGGACGTTCGCCGACGGCCGTACCGCGACGTTCGACTGCGGCTTCACCCACCCGCTACGGACGTGGGTCGAGATCGTCGGCACCGAGGGCGTGGTCCGGGTGCCGAACATGTGGATTCCGGACGACCAGGCGGTGTTCCAGGTGGTCCGCCAGAAGGGTCTCTTCGACCAGTCGATCGAAGAAATCGCGACCCCCGGTGAGAACCAGATGGTTCACATGCTCGACGACTTCGCGGCGGCCGTCTTCGAGAAACGTGAGCCATACCCGAACCCGGACGAGGCTGTGAAAACGGGCAAGGTACTGGACGCCCTGGCGAAGTCCGCACGGGAAGGGCGCGAAGTGGAAGTGGGCTGA
- a CDS encoding prenyltransferase/squalene oxidase repeat-containing protein gives MATPVARNKAALIRVVQGAEETSHQRLVRKHIPAWVISGAVHVALIATLILVDRLVPKVVVGDDVRHRDRRRPDDIEKEQVPVDLTEQDLGLIPELPPAVESEKLGKNNIDNPNLDTDPGVLIAPGAVERDVMPPPGIGTPSLTPGADGDNKGLAVPGAGTGASGVMANPSLLGRSGETKSRLLRDNGGSPESEAAVARGLIWLAKQQRANGSWVYDGSSGGDTCAATGMGLLPFLAAGQTHKVSKDNKYNKNVEGGLKFLINNQKPDGSFNQSTGMYSHAIATVALCEALGMTGDRSNLLGPTQRAVNYIVKGQGANGSWGYSAGANGDTSIVGWQIQALQSAKLCKDLVVPKETFAKASKFLDSVQTGSGSQYGYNSPGATPTLTAVGLLCRYYANGWGPNNPGMAKGVGYLLNTWKPTPARMDMYYYYYATQVLHFFEGAEWHRDWNPAMRDMLVKLQVPADKPALSGSWDPDSSWFGPHYGRLGQTCMSLLTLEVYYRHLPLYKRDNAGLKELERVR, from the coding sequence ATGGCTACTCCTGTAGCGCGCAACAAGGCGGCCCTCATCCGTGTGGTCCAGGGGGCCGAAGAGACCTCGCACCAGCGGCTGGTCCGCAAGCACATCCCGGCGTGGGTCATCAGCGGCGCGGTTCACGTCGCCCTGATCGCCACCCTCATCCTGGTCGACCGCCTGGTGCCCAAGGTGGTCGTCGGGGACGACGTCCGACATCGAGATCGCCGTCGTCCCGACGACATCGAAAAAGAGCAGGTACCCGTCGATTTGACGGAACAGGACCTCGGGCTCATCCCCGAACTGCCGCCCGCGGTCGAGAGCGAAAAATTGGGTAAGAATAACATCGATAATCCAAACCTCGACACAGACCCCGGGGTTTTGATCGCGCCGGGGGCTGTTGAGCGAGACGTGATGCCCCCGCCCGGCATAGGCACACCGTCTCTAACGCCCGGTGCGGATGGTGATAATAAGGGACTTGCGGTACCGGGGGCCGGCACTGGTGCGAGTGGAGTGATGGCGAACCCCTCATTGCTCGGCCGCAGTGGCGAAACGAAAAGCCGCCTCTTGCGCGATAATGGCGGCTCGCCCGAGTCCGAGGCGGCGGTAGCGCGCGGTCTCATCTGGTTGGCGAAGCAGCAGCGGGCGAACGGGTCGTGGGTGTACGACGGGTCGAGCGGTGGCGACACCTGCGCGGCCACCGGCATGGGACTCCTCCCGTTCCTCGCCGCCGGCCAGACCCACAAGGTCTCGAAGGACAACAAGTACAACAAGAACGTCGAAGGCGGGCTGAAGTTCCTGATCAACAACCAGAAGCCGGACGGCAGCTTCAACCAGTCGACCGGCATGTACTCGCACGCGATCGCCACCGTTGCCCTGTGCGAGGCCCTGGGGATGACCGGCGACCGATCGAACCTGCTCGGGCCGACCCAGCGGGCGGTCAACTACATCGTCAAGGGCCAGGGCGCGAACGGCAGCTGGGGTTACAGCGCCGGGGCCAACGGGGACACGTCGATCGTCGGGTGGCAGATCCAGGCCCTCCAGTCGGCCAAGCTGTGCAAGGATCTGGTGGTCCCCAAGGAAACGTTCGCCAAGGCCAGCAAGTTCCTCGACTCGGTCCAGACCGGGTCCGGGTCCCAGTACGGGTACAACTCGCCCGGGGCGACGCCGACGCTGACGGCCGTCGGTCTGTTGTGCCGGTACTACGCGAACGGGTGGGGTCCGAACAACCCGGGGATGGCCAAGGGCGTCGGGTACCTACTGAACACGTGGAAGCCGACGCCGGCCCGGATGGACATGTATTACTACTACTACGCCACCCAGGTGCTGCACTTCTTCGAGGGGGCCGAGTGGCACCGGGACTGGAACCCGGCCATGCGGGACATGCTCGTCAAGCTCCAGGTTCCCGCCGACAAGCCGGCCCTATCCGGCAGTTGGGATCCGGATAGCTCGTGGTTCGGCCCGCACTACGGGCGGCTCGGGCAGACGTGCATGAGCCTGCTGACGCTCGAGGTCTACTACCGGCACCTGCCGCTCTACAAGCGGGACAACGCCGGACTCAAAGAACTCGAACGGGTGCGGTAG
- a CDS encoding YqaE/Pmp3 family membrane protein, with protein sequence MLTLVALVCPPLAVSLAGRPSQAAKNIILTAFFYVPGLLHALAVLEKYNIERRNHSLLQAVAGYYA encoded by the coding sequence GTGCTCACATTAGTCGCGTTGGTCTGCCCCCCGCTGGCCGTTTCACTCGCCGGTCGACCGTCTCAGGCTGCCAAGAACATCATTCTGACAGCATTCTTTTACGTTCCCGGACTGCTGCACGCCCTCGCCGTCCTGGAGAAGTACAACATCGAACGGCGAAACCACTCCCTGTTGCAGGCGGTCGCCGGGTACTACGCGTGA
- the pstS gene encoding phosphate ABC transporter substrate-binding protein PstS, translating to MSRGTIVRLIAIVFVGVGPSLLLFYSSSLFETSTAPAYVRLKTGGTSVAQIILENRWRAAYREDSGVDVEYDSTGSTAGVTKTLDGEYAIGFVHAPLTDKQKYAARAKGGEIAHVPVVICAVVPVYHIKSLEDKPPLNFTADVLAGLFLGKITRWNDPALRAINPGVALPDVPVVVVHRGDSSGTTSLFTEYLAGASELWRNEVGSVGSEVVWPVGAGVARSQGMADTVHLTEGAIGYLDLVNVFDIDLHLQYGAVQNCDKTAFIRAEPENMTAAARAAWVSEDSELKLTNRSGADVYPICGVIWAVCYQSQPAERRRVVVDFLNWVTHDGQQFASRTAYAPLPNELVARADRVIQSIHAAR from the coding sequence ATGAGCCGGGGTACGATCGTCAGACTTATCGCCATCGTTTTCGTCGGTGTCGGTCCGAGCCTGCTGTTGTTTTACTCGTCCTCTCTTTTTGAAACGAGCACGGCACCGGCCTACGTTCGGCTCAAGACGGGTGGCACTTCGGTCGCGCAAATTATCCTGGAGAACCGCTGGCGCGCCGCTTACCGAGAGGACAGCGGCGTGGACGTCGAGTACGATTCGACGGGCTCGACGGCGGGGGTGACGAAAACGCTCGACGGGGAGTACGCGATCGGGTTCGTCCACGCCCCGCTGACCGACAAACAGAAGTACGCGGCCCGAGCCAAGGGCGGGGAAATTGCTCACGTCCCGGTCGTGATCTGTGCGGTCGTGCCGGTCTACCACATCAAGTCGTTGGAAGACAAGCCGCCGCTGAACTTTACGGCCGACGTTTTGGCCGGGCTGTTCTTGGGCAAGATCACCCGGTGGAATGACCCCGCGCTGAGAGCGATCAACCCGGGGGTCGCCTTACCGGACGTACCGGTTGTGGTCGTCCACCGTGGGGATTCGAGCGGGACCACCAGCTTGTTCACCGAGTATCTTGCCGGCGCCAGCGAACTTTGGCGGAATGAAGTGGGCAGCGTCGGGAGCGAGGTCGTGTGGCCGGTCGGCGCGGGCGTGGCCCGGAGCCAGGGGATGGCCGACACCGTTCACTTGACCGAAGGGGCGATCGGGTATCTCGACCTCGTCAACGTGTTCGACATCGACCTGCACCTCCAGTACGGAGCCGTCCAGAACTGCGACAAGACTGCGTTCATCCGGGCCGAGCCGGAGAACATGACGGCAGCCGCCCGGGCGGCCTGGGTGAGTGAGGATTCAGAGCTCAAACTGACGAACCGATCCGGGGCCGATGTGTACCCGATCTGTGGCGTGATCTGGGCGGTCTGTTACCAATCTCAGCCGGCGGAGCGCCGCCGCGTCGTTGTCGACTTCTTGAACTGGGTGACGCACGACGGGCAACAATTCGCCAGCCGCACGGCTTACGCCCCTTTACCGAACGAACTCGTCGCCCGTGCGGACCGGGTGATTCAATCGATTCACGCCGCGAGATAA
- the pstS gene encoding phosphate ABC transporter substrate-binding protein PstS, whose translation MNRSTVVRLLVIILVGAGLGTVVYYSPGFFNKEEIPTYVPLKTGGTSVAQIILENRWKSAFREKKNVEIAYDSTGSTAGVTKTLDGEYAIGFVHAPLTDKQKDAAKTKGGDVVHVPVVVCAVVPVYHVKELEDKPPLNFTADVLAGLFLGKIAKWNDPALKAINPGVALPDLPVVVVHRGDSSGTTALFTEYLADASELWRKEIGPAASEVKWPVGVGVARSQGMADTVHLTEGAIGYLDLVNVFNIDLHLQHGAVQNHDKTGFIRAEAENMTAAAGAAAGGSGDAALKLTNRSGANAYPICGIIWAVCYQSQPAAHYKNVSDFLQWATHDGQKFAGRTAYAPLPAELVTRGDQAIQSIKSAQ comes from the coding sequence ATGAATCGAAGTACCGTCGTCCGCCTGCTCGTCATTATTCTGGTCGGGGCCGGTCTCGGCACGGTCGTTTACTATTCGCCCGGCTTTTTTAATAAAGAAGAGATCCCGACCTACGTCCCGTTGAAGACGGGCGGCACGTCGGTCGCACAAATCATCCTGGAAAACCGCTGGAAGAGCGCCTTTCGGGAAAAAAAGAACGTCGAGATCGCCTACGACTCGACGGGTTCGACGGCGGGGGTAACGAAGACGCTCGACGGGGAGTACGCGATCGGGTTCGTCCACGCCCCGCTGACCGACAAGCAGAAGGACGCGGCCAAGACCAAAGGGGGGGACGTCGTCCACGTCCCGGTCGTCGTGTGCGCGGTCGTGCCGGTGTACCACGTCAAGGAACTGGAAGACAAGCCGCCGCTGAACTTCACGGCCGACGTCCTGGCCGGACTCTTCCTGGGCAAGATCGCCAAGTGGAACGACCCGGCGCTGAAGGCGATCAACCCGGGCGTCGCCCTCCCGGACCTGCCGGTTGTGGTCGTCCACCGGGGGGACTCGAGCGGGACCACCGCCCTCTTCACCGAGTATCTTGCGGACGCCAGCGAACTCTGGCGCAAGGAGATCGGGCCGGCGGCCAGCGAGGTCAAGTGGCCGGTCGGCGTGGGCGTGGCCCGGAGCCAGGGGATGGCCGACACGGTCCACCTGACCGAAGGGGCGATCGGATACCTCGACCTCGTCAACGTGTTCAACATCGACCTGCACCTCCAGCACGGGGCCGTGCAGAATCACGACAAGACCGGCTTCATTCGGGCCGAAGCGGAAAACATGACGGCGGCCGCCGGGGCCGCCGCCGGTGGATCGGGTGACGCCGCGCTGAAGTTGACGAACCGGTCGGGGGCCAATGCGTACCCGATCTGCGGCATCATTTGGGCGGTCTGTTACCAGTCCCAACCGGCAGCCCACTACAAGAACGTCTCGGACTTCCTCCAGTGGGCCACGCACGACGGCCAGAAGTTCGCCGGCCGCACCGCCTACGCGCCCCTACCGGCGGAACTGGTCACCCGTGGGGATCAGGCGATCCAGTCGATTAAATCGGCCCAATAA
- a CDS encoding TIGR03000 domain-containing protein, with translation MRTFSRWGLAALLTAAAVGLAGNAGRARAQAQVPAQVPEEKKPAAVKSAIKVTLPQDDAELLIEDKPTKATGKSREFITPQLDVGGKYEYKFSAKWRPNNYTVITRNKTLTFKAGDEIVVDLTKDDSNDKAVIRYVPTPDDIVKKMIELAKVGKDDVVFEPGCGDARITVAAVKAGAKKGVGIDLDPERVAESKETVKKAGVEGKVEIRLGDALDIKDFSDATVVFLYMGNEFDMLIRPILWKQLKVGTRIVSHRFVMGDWKPEKTLQIKGDDGDDYEIHLWTITKEVKDKAEKK, from the coding sequence ATGCGAACGTTCTCACGATGGGGGCTGGCGGCCTTGCTGACGGCCGCCGCGGTCGGGCTGGCTGGTAACGCGGGCCGGGCACGGGCTCAGGCCCAGGTGCCGGCCCAGGTGCCGGAGGAGAAGAAGCCGGCCGCGGTCAAATCCGCGATCAAGGTGACACTCCCGCAAGACGACGCGGAACTCCTGATCGAGGACAAGCCGACCAAGGCGACCGGGAAGTCCCGCGAGTTCATCACGCCCCAACTCGACGTCGGGGGCAAGTACGAGTACAAGTTCTCCGCCAAATGGCGGCCGAACAATTACACGGTCATCACCCGCAACAAGACGCTGACGTTCAAGGCCGGCGACGAGATCGTGGTCGACCTGACCAAGGACGACTCGAACGACAAGGCGGTCATCCGGTACGTCCCGACCCCGGACGACATCGTCAAGAAAATGATCGAGCTGGCCAAGGTCGGGAAGGACGACGTGGTGTTCGAGCCGGGGTGCGGGGACGCCCGGATCACCGTCGCCGCCGTGAAGGCCGGGGCCAAGAAGGGCGTCGGCATCGACCTCGACCCGGAACGGGTGGCCGAGTCCAAGGAGACCGTCAAAAAGGCCGGGGTCGAAGGGAAAGTCGAGATCCGCCTCGGCGACGCGCTCGACATCAAGGATTTCTCGGACGCGACCGTCGTCTTCCTCTACATGGGGAACGAGTTCGACATGCTCATCCGCCCGATCCTGTGGAAGCAGCTCAAGGTCGGTACCCGCATCGTCTCCCACCGCTTCGTGATGGGCGACTGGAAGCCGGAAAAGACGCTCCAGATCAAGGGCGACGACGGCGACGACTACGAAATCCACCTGTGGACGATCACCAAGGAAGTTAAAGACAAGGCCGAGAAGAAGTAA
- a CDS encoding GNAT family N-acetyltransferase, whose translation MVEWVVELFGKGHERAAFACGKPPLDDFIHSRVNQYEKRRLGKTFVAVPKGGKRVLGYYTLAAGAVAFAQVPPDASRKLPKHPIPVVLLARLAVDQSAQGMRLGEGLLLDALKRALDLSKGLGVYAVEVDAIDDQAAAFYRKYGFTPLLDAPLHLYLPISTAEDVLA comes from the coding sequence GTGGTTGAGTGGGTCGTCGAGCTGTTCGGCAAGGGGCACGAGCGGGCCGCTTTCGCCTGCGGGAAGCCGCCGCTCGACGACTTCATCCACTCCCGCGTCAACCAGTACGAGAAACGTCGTCTGGGGAAGACGTTCGTGGCCGTTCCGAAGGGCGGGAAGCGCGTCCTCGGGTATTACACCCTGGCCGCCGGAGCGGTCGCGTTCGCACAGGTCCCGCCGGATGCTTCCCGTAAGCTGCCGAAGCACCCGATCCCGGTCGTCCTGTTGGCTCGTCTGGCCGTCGATCAGTCGGCCCAAGGGATGCGGCTGGGCGAGGGGTTGCTACTCGACGCACTCAAGCGGGCACTCGACCTGTCAAAAGGGTTGGGCGTATACGCGGTCGAGGTGGACGCGATCGACGACCAGGCAGCGGCTTTCTACCGCAAGTACGGCTTCACTCCGCTACTCGACGCCCCGTTGCACCTCTACCTGCCGATTTCGACCGCCGAAGACGTACTCGCCTGA
- a CDS encoding DUF1778 domain-containing protein codes for MHTETRTTDAKARLVLPKSFANATVIVEFVSETEVRIRRAKVVAEDDLLFAEESASPLSDRDRDRFLELLAAPPAPTPALKKAAARHKARRG; via the coding sequence ATGCATACCGAAACTCGGACCACAGACGCGAAAGCCCGACTGGTCCTGCCCAAGTCGTTTGCCAACGCCACCGTCATCGTCGAGTTTGTGAGCGAAACGGAGGTCCGGATACGCCGGGCGAAGGTGGTGGCCGAAGACGATCTACTCTTCGCCGAGGAGTCTGCGTCCCCGCTGTCCGACCGCGACCGCGACCGCTTTCTGGAGCTGCTGGCCGCCCCGCCGGCACCCACCCCGGCCCTCAAGAAGGCGGCAGCCCGTCACAAGGCCCGCCGTGGTTGA